The genomic segment ACCCAACTTTCTTAATTAGTAAGATAAGGCTCATTGCCCCCCAAATAATTAACTCTATCAGTACAAATTCCAATAAAAGCTGTTTCCCTTCTCTAAATAGGAACAAATATGGTTTAACCAAATAGCACTGCAGTTCTGTTTGGCAAATCCTAATCAAATCTTTTATTTGTGACTAATGTATGCTGCCTAACATAGACCATTAGTGTGGGTACTGtgtgtacatatactgtatacatacacaagtgtatgtgtgtcacttGGGTTGGCATGggtgttttgtatgtgtatggtaaatggactgcacttGTATAGCATACACCCAGAGGGCAGCATAGAGAGCAATTTAGAGTTCGCTGTCTTGCTCAGGGACATTTCTACTTGTGTGCAGGAGGAGCCAGTGATCAAACCAACAACCCTGCGAGTAACCAGCTCTGCCTTCTGAGCCATAGCCGCCCCCATACATATACAAATGCCTCCTGTGAATGTGAGTAAACATTATGTATGGATGTGAAAGTGATTCAACAAATTTATGTGCAAGTATTTCACATGTGTATATGCCTGCATTCTGTGTACATGCaaattttaaaattttattttggGCCCAAATGACTTCTCACAATGATGCGGTGTGAAATGCAGTAAGACCCAAACATATAATGTAGAAACAATATTATTAAAGGCAACGTATATTAAGCTGAGACGGAAGCACATAAAAACTAGATGCACTTAATGTGGGTGTGACCGTGTTGTcttgagagagaagagggtgttcatgtttgtatttactgtCTGTGGCCTCATATAACTTCCAACCCCTTTGCACATCTGGCAACAACATCTGTCATTTTCCGCCAGTCAGAATCTCTGATGTTTTCTACTGAGCCAGCTTTTTAACCTCAGTCACACCcaatgacagacacacacagagagagggtgaCACAGATAAATGGGCTGTACACATCAGTGAAACAAATTATAGGTTAacgttcgtgtgtgtgtgtgtgtgtggggggggggttacagacacacacacataaaataagtGTGATTCAGGATGCCTGCAGTTGTTCCTGTTCATATTTGGAGTGTGTTGATCCTCCTCTTATGAAGTGCACTCGTCTGCCCCTCTCTGGTTCAAAGGACATGCAGACTTGTGATCAACAGCAAGGAGGATGGTGTGGTCAGTGATTAATTTGACTTATAATACATTGTCACGGGCTGGATTTAGAGAGATAAAAAATCTGGAGTTTGAACACTTCTGAggatctgatgttttcacaccaaacacactTTGTGTAAATCCTCCATTGTACTTGTCCAGTACGTGTCCAGACAATGTGATCTCTGTAGCTTTCTGTCAGAGGGAACACCACATGAGCACACCTCAGCTGTCTGAGCAGCTGTTGCAGTGACGCCATCTGTGAACACACTCTGCCCAGGAGCTCCCAACAGGAGTGTGAGAAAAAGCATGGTctctgaaacacactcacacacacgtgagGCCTGCATGTACGCCGTTAGCCTAGATAGAGTGGAACAGGATCGCTTTCTTCCGGGGTCCAGGGATTAATACTTCCTGTGTGACCCAGACAAGGTTTGGACAAGAGTCTCTTGAGCAAGGTTTACAGTCTGTGTTGCCAGAACTCTGTATTAACATGAGGATGCTAAAGAGGCCGGGTTAGCCAGGGTGAGGTATTACAGGGTACTGCCGGAGCTCCTGACATGTGGCTCCTACACTATTCTTGCTCTGACTAAAATTAGCGCCACGATGTTCCCTCATAACTATCTCGGGCTGATTCATCACTAACTTCATCGTCCCAAAACAGCCTTATTTACTCTGCTAAATTATAATGAACCTGTTGACTTGAAATTCTGGCCTGACAGGTTTATCTATATAAGAagctataaaatgtttaatacaGTTGAAAACAAACTTGAAATAGCCAAATatattccacaaaaaaaaaaagacagaaaattgTGAGGAGTGAAagtcaacacacaaaaaagcttAGTAATGTCTCTCtgtacagttttatttacatgataCTATTCTGTCGTAATGCTGGATAGCAAGATTATATGTAATACATAAATATCaacacagtttgttgttttttcattttttgtacaAATTTGCATATAACTAAGAATCAGAAAGGAAAAACTCAAACGGATACATACAGttgtcttttaaatgaaaaacacatccttacagggggagaaaaaaagggggattAACACAAGTCACAAACATACATGGTTTCAATGTGTCAGGcagccatgaaaacacacttttgcACAGgaatgtgcacatgcacacgcacaaatacacacacgcacacacacacacacacacacacttctcttcGGTGCTctaaagcagacacacagaccaATAAGCTGTTAGACAGATGAGAAGTTACATCTAATCTTGGTATCTATTATTTTTCATAAATCTAGCTCTGGCATGCTCCTGTAGTTCTGTAAACATGTGCTGATAAACCGGGTAGCTCCACAGACAAAAGGGTTGGGGGAAcaacacgcacgcacgcacacacacactcactcactgtgcTCACATGAACGTTCCGTTAgcgcattaaaaaaaacaaaaaagaaacataagaAAATCATGGTTCACATACCCTAATTCCACAAATGCACTGAATACATGCGCTAACATCAGTACAATATCgatggaagagaaaaaaaagctaataaaatatAACAGATAATTGTCTCTcagcaaataaaatgtctgaaaccCTAAGTTGAGTGATGCCAAATATTTCTGAAACACTAATGCAGATGGAGAGTAACTCATGCATTTatcccattcattcattcatgcccCTGCTATTGTTGCTTAAATTCACCTACCAGGCCAGGGAAGGGTGCTGTCCTCCCTCTCAGGCCACACATCGGTACACACAGCCCTACACCAGGCGTCTGTGATTACAATATGAGCGCAGACCAGTTGGGGGAACTCCTTTACCCATTCTGTCCATTGAAAATGTTTAGATTCAGTGAAACGTGGAGTCatttgtttgtccctgtctaGCGTGATACCTCCAGCCATAATGGAACAGCCTCATCACAATCAAACCGATCAAAGTCAACACAGACATGCTGATCAGAGGGGTCACTGAGGCCGACTATCAAGATGATCCATTGTTCTGCTGGGGTCAAAGCTgatgaaaacaaagtaaaaggGAAGACAACAAAGCttaacacagcagctgtgaggTAGGTAAAGCtaggaaagacagagacaaagtaaCAAAGCCCCTTGTGCATGGTGGGGGACAGTTGTACGGTTCTCCAAAACGTTGACTGACTCCAGTACCAACGGAGCACACAACAATAAGTTCAAAGATTGAGGGACACAACTCGTGTGGACTGTTACTGTGTGGTCTGAATGTTTTAAAAGACCTGCCAGTGTCTGACACATGACAGGGTCTAAGAAAAATGGTCGTCTACGGTTTGGCACAAAACGGCGCCTGGTTTGGGTGAGAGGAGCACAGCATATCCTGGACAGTTAGCCGGGGCCGCTCTTAATAAGACAATAcatattcttaaaaaaaaaaaggactgaacAGCGGCAAACTCACACCACAGAAAATAGgataaaacaaactaatgaattaatcaaaaaaaaggacaaaagtgATCATTCATGCATCTTCCTCAGACaggatctttttttctttcttcgtttttttccatcatgttctTGAGGTTGTAATTTTGTAAATCAAGTCCTTTCAATCCTCACTTAGCCACTCATGCCAGTGCTCATTTCAAAAGGTTCACACTCATACTCCAGTCTTTGTCAAAAGGTGTTGTCATCATGGCCGCCACTGCTGTTGTCGTTTTGTCAAATCTATATTCTCTGGATCTTGTCGGCCACCACCACGGGGTTTTCTTTGCGGATCTTGGCAGCAGCCTCGGCCTTGTAATCATAGGGACAGTTGTGCTTGTCGGAGTACCGGTGGATGCCACAGAACAGGTTGCCACAGCGACAGTCAAACCCTGGAAGCacaaaggtcaggggtcaaagcTGGAACAGGAAAAGTGAACGATTACACTAGAGAGGCGGTTAAAACTCTTTCCATCAACAACCAGTAGAACAAATATCACAACCTGAATCACTGACAGGAATAAATATGTGTTGCATCAGATGCCCCTTTGTGTCCCCCCCTGCTCACCTGTAAGGCCCACCCTTTTGCGGCACATGAAGCACCTGTTCTTCTTGGGTTTAGGGGTgtcacccttgttttcttcactgCTGGAAGAAGCTACAGGAGTAGGACTAGAGGCAGCAGGCTGGCTTACAACTACAtataaagaaagacaacagggagaaaaacacatattcGTCATTCGAGGTTTAATTTGCCATTATCTGATATCTTTCATTTGCAAGAACAGCAGGTTTAATGAGTTTGGTTCATAGTTCTATGagacatgcaaacatgctggCAGCTGAAATTGTGTACTTTCGTCCCAAGCGATTGTAATTAGTATGTTCCTTATCTCTAAATTGCCTCCTCTAGTTCTTGGCTGAAAATAGTGCACTACTCTGAGAAAGCCTCTGGCAGGCAGCATCAAATCTGAGAATGCCCTCTGGTGTAGAAGTATTTTTAAACAGGTATATTTTTAGGCCTCCTCTCTTTCTTGGAGGCGGTAAGTAAAACCAACAGTTGGGTTGAAGGTATGCAGCAGAGCAtcaaaaataaactacagtgggTCCTACAAGGCGATGTTTGCCTTAagaagtctgtgtgtgagcagtcACCTGCGCCTGTCTGTTCTTTGCGTGTGTGTCAAATGTCTGCTTGCCTGTCTGTTACTGCAAGTGTGTTTATacaggtctgtgtgttttaccaGGCTCTAGGGGATCTGGCTTGTCCTCTCTCGAGATGCTCATCTCTGTCATTTGTTGAGTGACAGGAAGAGATCCTTGAACAGTTCTGAGggtttaaattttaaaaaaaaaggagaaaaacagggaTGAGCAGGAGAAAAGGAAGCCAGCAGTTCACACATTCTCCAATTTAAAGAAAGCTCAAAAACTACCTCGAAGAATCAAACACCGCCAATACTGACCTAGACATGTCTGGTGAACAAGCAGGGGAGGCATCAACCTTGGCTAGACTAGCTTCTAGTCTCTGGATGGCCGAGGCCTCTGAGGTAGGACTAGCAGCTGAGCCTGGATGAGAACAAAGTAGAAAACAATGACATTGTAAATCAATAGAAAGTACACAATCTGTTCAATGATAGGTGAattcagagaaaatgtttgcaaGCACTGCACTGTAttgatgttgaaatgaaagTATAACAAATTCATCTCATCTGCCCcagattaattatttaaaatctCTTCAGGAGGGAATGTAAAAGTATCAGGTCATTTTCTCATCTCGGAGCTGTATTCAAGATAATCTTGTGTTATAATCTTATTACGTGTTTGTAGCATCTAACAGGTTGCCAGTGTCACATTGTGAGAGAAACTTAAATCTTTGACCTTAGAAATGTTTAAAGGAGTGAACACCCACATAACCTTGAACACTGTAATGAAGAAAACAGCTGTCTTTCATTACATAGagtggaaaaacagagagggagggcagggggAGGAGAGCTGGGAAAATATACCGACTGGCCTAGGACTGGTATTTCAAAACAATGTCTGCACTTCACTCCTTATCTCTAGCTGTAAATATATAGGCGGAGgtgcatttatttgtttacatcataAACCTCATGAAACCAATTTGGACGACAacacaacttttactttttcagagAAACTGACAGAATTCTCCATCTccgttttttgtattttttgtgaaCTGACTTACCCATAGGGCTGTGGGGGCTCATGCGGTCGCTGCTCTGCTGCCGTGTCAGGTGGTCCTTATAGCATACGGAGCACATACCATTGGTTCTTGGGTTGCCATAGAAACCGCAGCCTGTGGCACAAAGCATGGGCACCGGGCTCTGGTTCGTCTCTTGGGCCATTGCtgacagaatgagagagacagagtaagaATGTTTATTAGACTGtcaagacacacagagagagcattttttttttctcaatgtgGACAAACAACTGAAAGCTGAAGTGTGTTTTCCATCACAGGACACATTTCTCTGTAAAGATGCTGCTGCCCTGCCAGTCTGGTTCCAAAGAAACTTGTTGGGCCGATAGATAACAGGAGTCATTATGAAAATTCGAGAACAACATGCCTGTCTGTTTTGACTTGCCCTTCAGCCTGAATACAGTAATGAACGCTTCTCCACAGGAAGTCCAGAGAACAAACAACACTCACTGTGTCCTGTTAAGCACCTTGGCAGAAGCTGGACTCTGTGCTGTCCCACAGCTTTGTTCACTGTTGTGtccccctttcctccctccatctcctccccaACAAACCCCTTTTCACAGCTCTGAGAACAGTTGGTATGGCTCTTCCGAACATTTGACCCACCATCTCTCATTTTCATATATGTAAACTGCTTTaggaaaaacatcttttaaaaactacactaattgtgttgtgtgtgaaagacaaTTATCTTATGACAACTAATGCATCATCATTGTGCATCAGAATTATCATATGACTACAGATGACACAATAACTAGCACTCCCTTACAAGTCTACTCATTTCACCTCGTTCCTTCCTCGCTCTGACTCACTGGCAGTATCTAGGccacaaaaaagaacaaaaacaaagatgggAAAATAATATACTGTTCTTACCAAAAGACACCAGATAATGAATGAAGACGAACAAAGTAGGTCAACAGTTTCAGGAAGTATTCCCCTCCCTACCGGTGGTTCTTGCCACACGAGGCATTTCAAAACGTATCGAGTCATTTCTCCCCACACATACGCCCATAAACAAGAATGTATGTGCGTAACTTGGCAAAACGTGTAGCCCTATGACGTCTG from the Enoplosus armatus isolate fEnoArm2 chromosome 4, fEnoArm2.hap1, whole genome shotgun sequence genome contains:
- the zfand5a gene encoding AN1-type zinc finger protein 5a, coding for MAQETNQSPVPMLCATGCGFYGNPRTNGMCSVCYKDHLTRQQSSDRMSPHSPMGSAASPTSEASAIQRLEASLAKVDASPACSPDMSRTVQGSLPVTQQMTEMSISREDKPDPLEPVVSQPAASSPTPVASSSSEENKGDTPKPKKNRCFMCRKRVGLTGFDCRCGNLFCGIHRYSDKHNCPYDYKAEAAAKIRKENPVVVADKIQRI